One Pseudomonadota bacterium DNA segment encodes these proteins:
- the pqqA gene encoding pyrroloquinoline quinone precursor peptide PqqA: MKWETPEYSDIRFGFEVTMYINNR; the protein is encoded by the coding sequence ATGAAGTGGGAAACCCCTGAGTACAGCGACATCCGCTTTGGCTTCGAAGTGACGATGTACATCAACAACC